The segment CTTGTTGCCTCAGTGTGCTAGAGTCCTCGAAGAAAAACTACTGACCTTATTCACTGGCTGTGGACTTTATGGCGCAGTCAGTCACCAGGTTAGTGACATACTTCAGATCAACCCTGTTTAGGGACCCTGTTAAAAGTGAGGGCGGGGTTCTACTGAGTGGCCTGACAGCCAGTTAAAAATTATATCAGGTGCCTGCCGTGTCAATGTTTACAATAGTGAACATTTATACTGCGATAGGAGATAGCTAGAAAGATGAGCTTGCTCTGAAGATGGTTGCCTTCCTTCCTAGTCATCCAGGTTACTTCGGCAAAGTTGGCATGAGGCATTACCACTTGAAGAGGAACCAGAGCTTCTGCCCAACTGTCAACCTGGATAAATTATGGACGTTGGTCAGCGAGCAGACACGGGTCAATGCAGCAAAAAACAAGAATGGAGTTGCTCCCATCATTGACGTTGTTCGATCAGTGAGTGAATTGGCTTGTCATTCTTAATGGGACCTTTAATATGCTATCTTGTTTGAAATTCAAGCCTATGTATATATTTGGCCATTACCTGTTAGGAAATCCacattttagtagaattgtttCAGGTAATTGAATTGGTCACAATTAGAACTCCTGTCCATTTGGTCCCACTTGTTAAGAATTCAGAAAACATGCCCACCACatatttgtttccatt is part of the Rattus norvegicus strain BN/NHsdMcwi chromosome 1, GRCr8, whole genome shotgun sequence genome and harbors:
- the Rpl27a gene encoding large ribosomal subunit protein uL15 isoform X2 is translated as MHHHRINFDKYHPGYFGKVGMRHYHLKRNQSFCPTVNLDKLWTLVSEQTRVNAAKNKNGVAPIIDVVRSGYYKVLGKGKLPKQPVIVKAKFFSRRAEEKIKGVGGACVLVA